CCGGTTCGGGCACATGGGACTGATCGAGTACGACCCCAAGCAGAGCATCGGCAAGCGCTACGCCCGCATGGACGAGGCGGGCTGCCCGGTGTGCTTTACCATCGATGGCGACACGATGAACGACCAGACCGTGACGTACCGCGACCGCGACACGCTCGCGCAGGACCGGATCGCGATCGACAAGGTTGGGGATTGGCTGGCGGAGAAGCTCGAGGCGTAGGGCTCAGCAGCCGGTATCGAAGGCTGTCTGGAAGGCCAGGAAGTCGAAGAGGGTGAGCGAGCCGTCGCCGTCGAAGTCGGCGGCCAAGTCGCCCGAATCGAACAGGCTTTGGAAGTCCAGGAAGTCGAAGATCGTCAGCTCGCCGTCGCCGTCCAGGTCGGCGTCGCACGCGGCCAGGGCCACGGTGAGGGTGGCCGCGGCGCGGATGCGGTCCTCGCCGAAGACGTGGTCTTCGTTCAGGTGGAAGCCCACGAGCGAGTCGTCCAGCAGCACGCACGAGAGGAAGACGCCGCCGCGGACGCCGACGACCGTCGGGGTCGACGTGAGGTCCATGGCGACGCCGTCGAGCGTGGCGCTCTTGACGGTGAGGTTCATGGTGACGCCCAAGCCGTCGCCGGTGGGCCTGCCCAGGCGGAAGCCGTCGCCGACCAGGCCGCCCGAGATGTTGATGGTGCCGTCGTAGGCGCGGAACTCCGAGCCGATTGCGCCGCCGGTCATGTTGAAGATGGGGTCGACGCCGCCGGTGCCGTTGAGGATGGCGCAGTTGCGATCCATGGCGCCGCCGGACATGTCGACGACGCCCTTCTCGACGACGAAGTCTCGGCCGATGGTGCCGCCGGTGATGGTGAGCCGATTGTCGATGGTCTTCATGAAACCGTTGGTGCCGATCGAGCCACCCGAGATGGTGGCGGTGGCGCGATCGTCGAGCTGCAGGGCGCCCTCGATCGTACCGCCGTCGATGCTGACGGTGGCGTCGTCGATGGCGAGGATGAACGTGTCGACCGTGCCGCCGGTCATGTTGAACTCGGCGTCGTCTTCGATGATGAACGCGGCTTGGCCGCCGGCAACGAGGCCGGCGTCGCCGCCCGACATGTTGCAGACGCTGTTGCCCTGCAGCCATACGCCACGGCGGGTCTGGCCGTCGATGATGTTGAGCGTCGTCGTGCCGACTTCACCGACGAACTTGACGCGGACTAGCTCGCCGCCGTCGAGGTTGTACGTGACGTCTTCGACGAAGTGGTCGACGGTCGGGAAGCCCGAGCCGCCGCCGGCGTTGATGTTGACTGTCGCGCCGTTGAAGGTGAAGGCGCCGGTGCCCGAGTCCGGGAAGATGCTGCCGCCGCTGTGGACGTTGACCGTGGCGCCGGGGTTGGCGGTGAACCACGCCTCGGCCGGCAGCGAGTCCGGCGGGATGTCGATGACCTGGGCGTGCGCGGTGCAGGCAAGGCCGGCGGAAAGGGCGAGTGCGGTGAGGGAGAGGCGGGTCATGGCGGGCTCCTTGAGGTTGGTTGACCCTCAAGGGAGCGGCACGACGATGGCGGACTCACGCCAATCTGCGAACTTTGCCGCAGTGGCGGTGAAGCTAGTGAACCTAGGAATGGCAGGTCTGCACGGCAGGCCGTTCTGGGACCGTTGTTATGGGCAGCCGGAGTCGAAGGCGTTCTGGAATGCGAGGAAGTCGAAGAGCGTGAGCGAGCCATCGCCGTCGAAGTCGGCCTGCGGATCGCCGGCATCGAAGAGGTTCTGGAACGCCAGGAAATCGAAGAGCGTGAGTTCCCCGTCGCAATCAATGTCGGCCGCGCACATGAGCGGGAAGCCCGACACTTGGTACGCAACGCGACCAGCGAACAACCATCCGACGCCATCCGTGCCGTTAAGGCCGATGCCGGCCGGCCCACCAACTTCCGACGGCCGGGGCAACTCGGAGGCCAGGTCTCCCTCGGGCGTGAACTGGGCGATGGTGGATTCGGCGCTGCTCACGACGGTCAGCTTGCCGGTGCCGAGGTTCACTTCGAGGTCGCCGAAGTTCACGCTGTAGCCGGCATCGATGGTGGAAAACGTGTTGAGCACGCTTCCATCGGCCGGATCGATTTCGGCGATCTGGTTGGCCTGTGCGCCGCCGTTGCGATCCTGCACGAGGAAGAACGTACCGCGGTCGGGGTGGTACGCGCCGCCCACGACGTGGCTGAGCCCCCACGCGGCAGTGAGCTCGACGATCTGGTCTCCGGTGGCCGCGTCGTGGGCGTAGATCTCGCACTCGCCCACCTCGCCGTTGAAGACCAGCACCGAGCCGCGGGGCACGTCCACGCCGTTCATCGCGAGGTCGACGGGCGCAACGTCGATGTCGACGTCGTTGGTCGAGCCGCCGGGCATGGGAAAGCTCAGCAGGAGCGTGCCGTCGGTGCGGTAGCCCTGGACCTCGCCGCCGCCGCAGGTGTAGACCCAGATGGTGTCGGTCACTGAATCGTGGCTGCCGGCGCACATGCTGCCCGTGGCCGATGGATCGAAGGCCGAAAGCACCTCGAGCCCCTGGGCCGCCGCAAGGGGCGTGGCCAGCGCGATGCAAAGCGGTGCGGCGATTCGTCGCATGATGGTGTCTCCTTGTCTGCTCCTCGCTGCACAGACCCTACCGGAAACGCCCGAGCGATGCAAGCCGGGTTGATGGCCCCGGGCACGTGATCTGCCTCGATTGACTTGGTTATCAGGCGTTGGGTTACGGACAACCGGCGTCGAAGGCGCTCTGGAATGCCAGGAAGTCGAACAGCGTAAGCGAACCATCGCCGTCAATGTCTGCCACTGGATCGCCGAGCGTGAATTGATTCTGAAACGCGATGAAGTCGAAAACGTTCAACTCACCATTATCATCAGCGTCGGCCACGCAGTCGTACGTCAAAACGACGTTGTCGAGTCCGCACACTTCGCTCGACACGCTGGAGGCGGCCAAACTGATCCTCATGCTCGTGACGTTTGCCATGAGTCCTTCCCAGGTACCGGACAGTAAGACCCATTCGCCCTGACGAATTGGAATGAAACGGGAGCGCCATCCGAATGGTCCAGGCTCAACTGGCGGTAACCATCTGGCCGCACCCCCAGGCCCGTTCAGGTCGACGCGACCCATCGGAAACTGTGTTCCATCGATTTCGATGATGCGATAGTCGTATCGGAGCACTCCGTTGTCATCGTACTCGCGCCAGTCACCGAGAAATTCAGCGGGAGCGGTCACGATTCCACCGAGGGGTGGGCCATCGTCTTCGAATCTCAGGAACCCCCCCGGATTGCCGCCCCCAGGGCTCCAGATGATGCCGCTGGTGAAGGTCCATCCGTCAAGACCACTGTCAAAATCACTCTCAGCCGCAACCCATGAGAGCTGAGCACTCGCGTGGTTTGACAGAACACACATCATCAAAAAGTATACAAATACGTTGCCGAAGTTCCGCATGCGCTCTCCTCTCCTGACACGTCGAGTAGCCCAGCGAGTCGCTCTCAGGCGTTAATCATCCGCCCCTCACTCCCCAACGCCGCCTCGTGCACGCTCTCGTGCATGGTCGGGTGCGCGTGGACGGTCGCGATGAGTTCCTCGCTCGTGGCTTCCAGGCGACGCGCGAGCGAAAGCTCTGCAATCAGTTCGGTCGCCTGGTCGCCCATGATGTGGGCGCCCAGGATCTCGCCACGGGGCAGGCCGCGGATGATCTTGCAGAAGCCGTCGGTGTGGCGGGTGGCGATGGCCTTGCCCAGGGCGCTGAAGGGGAACTTGCCGACCTGGTAGTCTTCGCCCGCCTTGAGGCCCTTTTCCTTCAGGGCGCGCTCGGTGTAGCCGATGCTGGCGACCTGTGGGTGGCAGTAGGTGCAGCCCGGGATGATCGAGTAGTCCATCGGGAAGGGCTCGTGGTCGAGCTTGCCTTCCTTGTGGGCGAAGCGCTCGACGCACAGCACGGCTTCCTCGCTCGCCACGTGCGCGAGCCAGGGCGGGCCGATGACGTCGCCGATGGCGTAGATGCCCTCGAGGTTGGTCTTGTAGTCGATGCGCTGCTCGCCCAGGTTCGTGGGGTCGTAATCGGTCTTGATGTGGTCCTTGACGGTCTCCAGGCCGAGCTTGTCGTCGAACAGGCCGTCGAAGCGGCCCTTGACGCCGATGGCCAGCAGCAGCTTGTCGGCCTCGATGGTTTCCTTCTTGCTCTCGTCGGCCTTGCCGTCCTTGAAGGGGGCGATGGTGACCTTCACGCCCTTGCCCTTGGCATCGACATCAACGCACGTGGTACCGGTCTTGATCTCCATGCCGGCCTTTTTATAGAAGCGGAGCATGGCCTGGCTGACCTCGTCGTCTTCCACCGGCAGGATGCGGTCGAGCATCTCGACGACGGTGACCTTCGTGCCGTAGGCGTGGTAGAAGTAGCCGAACTCCATGCCGATGGCGCCCGAGCCGACGACGATGAGGCTCTTGGGGAAGCTCTTGTTGAACATGGCCTCGCGGGCGCCCCAGATGTGCTCGCTGGAGCCGAACTTCGCGAAGGGCAGGTCTCGTGCGACCGAGCCGGTGGCGATGATGACCTTGTCGGCGGTGATGGTCTCGCGGGGCTTGCTGGCCGGCTTGGCGGGCGCGTCGGTGCGCTCCTCTTCCACCTTGCAGTCGTAGATCTCAATCTTCGCGGGCGTCTTGCCCTTGGCCGGAGCCACGATCTTGGCGCTGGCCTCGATGTGCTCGACCTTGTTCTTCTTCAGCAGGAAGCCCACGCCCTTGTTTAGCTTGTCGGCCACGCCCCGGCTGCGGCTGATGACCTTCGACCAGTCGAAGTCGATCTTGCCGTTGATCTTCAGGCCCCACTCTTCCTTCTCGTGGAGTTTTTCCATCAGTTCGGCGTTGGACAGCAGGGCCTTGGAGGGGATGCAGCCCCAGTTGAGGCAGACCCCGCCGAGCTTGGCCCGCTCGACGCAGGCGGTCTTGTAGCCCAGCTGGGCGGCGCGGATGGCGCCGACGTATCCGCCGGGGCCCGAACCGATGACGACGACGTCGAAGTGCTTGTCGGCCACGGAGTTGCCTTTCTGATGAATCCTGGAAATCCGGAGATCGCGAACCTGAGCGGGCAGTCTAGGTGCCAGGGAGGTCGATTGCCGGACGGGTCGGGGCTTGCCGAACCCCGGAGATCGGCGGCACGATCTCGAAACGAATGCCATAATTCCATGACAGGGATCACGACGTTCGCCCCGAGCCGCCCAAGGCCGCGGCGTCTGCGAAGGGAGCGTGCCCATGCTGGGGCCACGGAGTGCTGTCGCGTGCCTGGGGCTTGCCGTCGGCGTCGCCGCGGCCGACCCGGTGCTGATCGTCACCGACTCGGCCTTTGGCTCGCCCATGGTCTACCACGTCGACGCCGCCACCGGGCAGGTGCTGTCGGCGGTCGATCTGGTGGGCGCGGGCACGACGGGGCGCACGCCCATGGCCGGTCTGGCCCTGCAAGCCGACGGGCAGCTCCTGGGCTTCACGCAGGCGACCGACAACGAGTTCTATCGCATCGACCGCGAGACCGGGGCCGCCACGCGCGGCGGTCGGCTGGGCGTCAGCGCCCGTGAGGGCGGCATGGCCGTGCTGGCCGACGGCACCATCGTGTGCGCGAGCACCGGCTCGCCGGGCCGGCTATTCACGATCGACCCCGCGACCGGGCGCGCGACCCTGGGGCCCACGATGTCGCCCGCCACGGACATCTCAGGCCTGGGCGTTCGCGGCGATGGGCTGCTGGTCGGCCTGGACCTGCGCACCACCGAAGGGCCGCCCGCGCTGCGCCTGATCGACCCTGCCACGGGCGAAACCGTGGTGCTCGCCGAACTCCTGCCCGTCATCGACCTGACCGACGTGGGCGGGCTGGAGGTGATCTCGGTCGGCGGCAGCGAGGTGGGCTACTACGTCGTTTCGGGCGCCGCTACCGGCGCGCCGGCGCAGCTCTGGCGATTCGACCCGTACACGGGCGAGCAGGCGCCCGTGTCCGCCCTGGACGGAATCGGCGCCGTCTCGGGCCTGGCAGCCCTGCCCTGCGCGCCATGCCCGGCCGACCTGGACGGCGACTGCGAGGCGACGATCTTCGACTTCCTGCTGCTGGGCAACTGGATCCAGATGGGCGACGCGCGCGGCGACCTCAACGACGACGGCATGGTGGACCTGTTCGACTACCTGTTCTTCTTGAACCTGTTCGACGCGGGTTGCTGATCTCGCTCGGCGCGACTACTTCGCCGCCGCGTCGTAGGGCCCCGCGAGGGCGCCGAGAAGCTGGATCTGCCGCCAGAAGTCGTGGTTCTCGAAGATCCGGGTGTCCGGACTCGGCGGACTGGCGTCGGGCTTGCGCACCACGCTGATGCAATCGATGAGGGCGCGATCGTTCGGCCCACCCTTGGTGCACAGCTCCTGCAAGGGCACCGACAGGTCGCACGCGAGAGCTCGCTCGCGGATCGACGCGGCGCTGACGCTGCGCGCCCGCCAGTGCACGGGCGTGTCGGCCGAGATCTCGCATCCCGCCAGGTTGCTGTGGTGCAGGAACGCCACGCCGCCCGGCCTGAGCACGCGAGCCAGTTCGCGCAGGTACGAGCCCATCGCGTCCATCTCGGCGTGCACAAGGCTGTCATAGCTGAAGCAAAAGTCGAACGGCCCGTTGATGCGTTCGGCCGGCCCGCCCAGCGTGAAGCCATCCCCCACCACGCCGTGCACGCGGCCGCCGAAGCGCTTCTGGCACGCCTCGATGCATGCGGGATCGATGTCGATGGCGGTTAGCGTGCCCGCGTGGTGCAACAGGTATTGCGTCCAGCGGCCATAGCCAGGCGCGATCTCGAGGATCCTCGCGTGACGCGGCAGCGCATACAGGAACGGCATGAGCCGCGGCAGCAGGATGCCGTGCCACCATCGGTCGCTGCCGCCGGCCAAGGTGGACCATTCATCGCCTGCCCGGCCCCAATCGTGCGAAGCCCACTTTTGCTTGTTGGCGTCGACCGAGGGCATGGCGCGTCAGTTTGTGCCCGCGAGCTTGCGGACGGTCATGTCGAAGCGGCGAACCATCTGGCTGTGCAGCGCCCACACGGCCGCCAGGTGCAGCCCCGCGCTGGCGGCGGCTCCCACCAGCAACGCGAACCTCGCCGTCACGAGCTGATTCGAGCCGCCCTGCGTCACCGTCTCGTACATCGCATCGACCGGCTCGACGAGCGCCAGGCTGCTGGCAAACGGCGAGAGCCCGAGCAGCGCGGGCCCCACCACCGGAATCGAGCGGCCGGCATTGAACCCGCACCCCCCCACCACCGCCGCGGCGATGGCCGCCACGATGACGGCGCCGACAACCGACGCGATGGCGCCCTTGCTCTTGAGCGACCAGTGCAAGCCGATCATGACGCACAACGCCATGAACGGCGCGGCGCTCAGCGCCAGGATGATGCCCGCCTCGGGCAGCACCACCGGCAGCATGACGTTGCCGGCGATGGCCGGGCCCGCGGGCACCTTGGCGTTGTCGGGCTGGCCAAACCCACCGATGGCCGCGTGCACGCCGGCCAGCAGCATGGTGGCGACCGGCACGGCGAGCATGGGCAGCAGGTACGCCACCAGCCCGCGCAGCTTGCCGCCCAGGTACTCGCTGGGCGTCACGGGCGTGGTGAGCAGCAGGTCGAGCGTGCCATCTTCGCGCTCGCGGCTGATGGCCGTGGCAGACATGTTGATCGCCACCAGTGTCGTGACCGCCAACTCGACCAGCACGACGACCATGATCGCCAGCCGATAGTCGGCCGACGTGATGGCGGACGTGTCGTACGCGATGATCAGCACGATCGCCATCGCCACGCCCATCACGATGAACGACCACCGCGCGATGATGCGCCCCAGCGTCGCGTTGCGCGCCGCGGCCTCGCGCCAGGCAATCGGATTGTGCCACACGTGCCTCGGCGGACGGAAGGTCTGCCCATCTTCACCGGTGGCGCCACCGCTGAGCCCCAGCATCCGACGATACCAGGGCAGGCGGGGTCGTTCGCGTGTGCGCCGCGCCAGCCCGCCGGTGCGCACCGTGAGCGTCGAGGCAGCCACCAGCGCCAGGCTCAGGCCCGAGGCGAGCAGGATCCACGCACGCACGGGTCGCTCGAGCATGAAGGCGGCCGGGCCCGAGAGCGTGCCGCGATCGGCACTGGGATACGTCGTCGGGTTCAAGAGTGCGTCGAGCGCCAGGAAGGGGTTCAACCCGGTCAGCCAGGTCACGCCGTTGCCCGCCGGCCCGGCGCCCAGGCCGCGCAGCCGGAGCCATGCATCGATGCCGTAGGTCACGCCCAGGTACGTCACCACCGCGACATAGAAGGTAAAGACCGCGCGCCGGCCGGCGATCCGACTCACCGCAAGCGCAATCGCAATGGCGCCGACAAGCAGCGCCGCGGCGGCGGCCACCAGATAGCTGGCAAAGATGCTCGAGCCCGGCACGCCACCGAAATACTGCGTGAGCGCGAACAGCGGCAGGCTGGCGAACAGCAGGGCAAGCACGAAGAACAACCGGCCGAGCAAGTTGCCCAGCACGATCTGCAACCGGCCCAGCGGCGTGGTCAGCAGCACCTCCCACGTCCTGGGACTCGCTTCCTGGGCGATCGCGCCGGCCATGAATACCGGACTGAGCACGCAGATCAGGAAGATCTGAAGGTACGCCACGTAGGTGAACGTCCCCGCGCCCGCCTCGGCCAGATCTCGAAACGACGTGGCCGCCCCGCTGCCGCTGGTCTTCACCAGCAAGGCCCAGAGCATGACCAGCACCAGCAGCGCCAGGTAGGCCGAGCGGATGTACATGTGCCGGCTCCGGCGGGAGCCGTTCTGCACGAGCCGCACGGCGATGGGGTTGGCCGGGCCCAGGGCCAGCAGCCAGCGGATGAAAACGGGCATCGGGGCGATGATACCTGCCACCGGATGGGTCAGGCCGGGGTTCCGGTCGTATCGATCGGGCTGGTTATTGATAACGAACAAGAACCAAATCGTAATCTAGGCAAGTCCAAGCAAACAAAATTTTCACATTTTAGGGTTTTCGGTGATGACACGGTGGCCATCTTCGGTCATACTCCCTCACAAGTGCCCAGACCCGGCTGCTTAGGGGGCGGTCGGAACTTTGGGTGAGAGGAGACAGACATGCGTAAGACGATCACTGCGGGGGCCATCCTGGCCCTGGCCGGCACCACGTTGGCCGGCGACCTCGACTATCTCGGCGACACGACTGGCGGCCCGACGTTCAACCGTCCGACCAGCCTGACCGCCCTGAGCAGCTTCGCCACCGACGTGGCCTACGAGGCCACCCAGATCGGCGTCAGCGCCGATGGCGACTACTCGGTCCTGAGCGACCAGACCAACTTCGGCCTCCTCTGGGACGGCTACCTGCTGGTCTACGAGAACGGCTTCGATCCGGCCAACCCGCTGGACAACCTGATCGCCCTTAACGACGACTACTTCGGCAGCATGCTGCCCGGTATCGGCGTTGGCTACTCGGGCCTCGACGCCGTCACCATGAGCTCGGCCAGCACGTACTACATCGTGCAGACCGGCTTCAGCAACGGTGACGAGGGCCCGTACCAGGTCTCGATCAGCGGCCCCGGCGACATCCGCATCATCCCGGCTCCGGCCTCGCTGGCCTTGCTGGGCCTCGGCGGCCTGGCCGCCACGCGTCGCCGCCGCTAAGGCTCGACGTTCGTCCCGAGAGAATTCTTTCGAACGCCCCACGGGGCGTTTTTTCCTGCGCGAACCAACCCAACCGGCGCCAAGCGCCCGACGGAGCACCCCATGAAGAATCTGACTACCGCCGCCTGCCTGCTAGTCGCCCTGGCCGGCGCCGCCAACGCCCAGGAACTCGTCTACCAGGGCGATACCACCGGCGCCGAGCGCTTCAACCGTCCCAGCAGCCTGAGCAGCCTCAGCAGCTTCGCAACGGATGTCGCCTACGAGGCCGTCCAGATCGAGGTTACCGAGA
This window of the Phycisphaerales bacterium genome carries:
- a CDS encoding GC-type dockerin domain-anchored protein, which encodes MRNFGNVFVYFLMMCVLSNHASAQLSWVAAESDFDSGLDGWTFTSGIIWSPGGGNPGGFLRFEDDGPPLGGIVTAPAEFLGDWREYDDNGVLRYDYRIIEIDGTQFPMGRVDLNGPGGAARWLPPVEPGPFGWRSRFIPIRQGEWVLLSGTWEGLMANVTSMRISLAASSVSSEVCGLDNVVLTYDCVADADDNGELNVFDFIAFQNQFTLGDPVADIDGDGSLTLFDFLAFQSAFDAGCP
- a CDS encoding GC-type dockerin domain-anchored protein, which codes for MTRLSLTALALSAGLACTAHAQVIDIPPDSLPAEAWFTANPGATVNVHSGGSIFPDSGTGAFTFNGATVNINAGGGSGFPTVDHFVEDVTYNLDGGELVRVKFVGEVGTTTLNIIDGQTRRGVWLQGNSVCNMSGGDAGLVAGGQAAFIIEDDAEFNMTGGTVDTFILAIDDATVSIDGGTIEGALQLDDRATATISGGSIGTNGFMKTIDNRLTITGGTIGRDFVVEKGVVDMSGGAMDRNCAILNGTGGVDPIFNMTGGAIGSEFRAYDGTINISGGLVGDGFRLGRPTGDGLGVTMNLTVKSATLDGVAMDLTSTPTVVGVRGGVFLSCVLLDDSLVGFHLNEDHVFGEDRIRAAATLTVALAACDADLDGDGELTIFDFLDFQSLFDSGDLAADFDGDGSLTLFDFLAFQTAFDTGC
- a CDS encoding PEP-CTERM sorting domain-containing protein (PEP-CTERM proteins occur, often in large numbers, in the proteomes of bacteria that also encode an exosortase, a predicted intramembrane cysteine proteinase. The presence of a PEP-CTERM domain at a protein's C-terminus predicts cleavage within the sorting domain, followed by covalent anchoring to some some component of the (usually Gram-negative) cell surface. Many PEP-CTERM proteins exhibit an unusual sequence composition that includes large numbers of potential glycosylation sites. Expression of one such protein has been shown restore the ability of a bacterium to form floc, a type of biofilm.), producing MRKTITAGAILALAGTTLAGDLDYLGDTTGGPTFNRPTSLTALSSFATDVAYEATQIGVSADGDYSVLSDQTNFGLLWDGYLLVYENGFDPANPLDNLIALNDDYFGSMLPGIGVGYSGLDAVTMSSASTYYIVQTGFSNGDEGPYQVSISGPGDIRIIPAPASLALLGLGGLAATRRRR
- a CDS encoding GC-type dockerin domain-anchored protein; translation: MLGPRSAVACLGLAVGVAAADPVLIVTDSAFGSPMVYHVDAATGQVLSAVDLVGAGTTGRTPMAGLALQADGQLLGFTQATDNEFYRIDRETGAATRGGRLGVSAREGGMAVLADGTIVCASTGSPGRLFTIDPATGRATLGPTMSPATDISGLGVRGDGLLVGLDLRTTEGPPALRLIDPATGETVVLAELLPVIDLTDVGGLEVISVGGSEVGYYVVSGAATGAPAQLWRFDPYTGEQAPVSALDGIGAVSGLAALPCAPCPADLDGDCEATIFDFLLLGNWIQMGDARGDLNDDGMVDLFDYLFFLNLFDAGC
- a CDS encoding class I SAM-dependent methyltransferase; amino-acid sequence: MAGGSDRWWHGILLPRLMPFLYALPRHARILEIAPGYGRWTQYLLHHAGTLTAIDIDPACIEACQKRFGGRVHGVVGDGFTLGGPAERINGPFDFCFSYDSLVHAEMDAMGSYLRELARVLRPGGVAFLHHSNLAGCEISADTPVHWRARSVSAASIRERALACDLSVPLQELCTKGGPNDRALIDCISVVRKPDASPPSPDTRIFENHDFWRQIQLLGALAGPYDAAAK
- a CDS encoding ABC transporter permease subunit → MPVFIRWLLALGPANPIAVRLVQNGSRRSRHMYIRSAYLALLVLVMLWALLVKTSGSGAATSFRDLAEAGAGTFTYVAYLQIFLICVLSPVFMAGAIAQEASPRTWEVLLTTPLGRLQIVLGNLLGRLFFVLALLFASLPLFALTQYFGGVPGSSIFASYLVAAAAALLVGAIAIALAVSRIAGRRAVFTFYVAVVTYLGVTYGIDAWLRLRGLGAGPAGNGVTWLTGLNPFLALDALLNPTTYPSADRGTLSGPAAFMLERPVRAWILLASGLSLALVAASTLTVRTGGLARRTRERPRLPWYRRMLGLSGGATGEDGQTFRPPRHVWHNPIAWREAAARNATLGRIIARWSFIVMGVAMAIVLIIAYDTSAITSADYRLAIMVVVLVELAVTTLVAINMSATAISREREDGTLDLLLTTPVTPSEYLGGKLRGLVAYLLPMLAVPVATMLLAGVHAAIGGFGQPDNAKVPAGPAIAGNVMLPVVLPEAGIILALSAAPFMALCVMIGLHWSLKSKGAIASVVGAVIVAAIAAAVVGGCGFNAGRSIPVVGPALLGLSPFASSLALVEPVDAMYETVTQGGSNQLVTARFALLVGAAASAGLHLAAVWALHSQMVRRFDMTVRKLAGTN
- the lpdA gene encoding dihydrolipoyl dehydrogenase, which codes for MADKHFDVVVIGSGPGGYVGAIRAAQLGYKTACVERAKLGGVCLNWGCIPSKALLSNAELMEKLHEKEEWGLKINGKIDFDWSKVISRSRGVADKLNKGVGFLLKKNKVEHIEASAKIVAPAKGKTPAKIEIYDCKVEEERTDAPAKPASKPRETITADKVIIATGSVARDLPFAKFGSSEHIWGAREAMFNKSFPKSLIVVGSGAIGMEFGYFYHAYGTKVTVVEMLDRILPVEDDEVSQAMLRFYKKAGMEIKTGTTCVDVDAKGKGVKVTIAPFKDGKADESKKETIEADKLLLAIGVKGRFDGLFDDKLGLETVKDHIKTDYDPTNLGEQRIDYKTNLEGIYAIGDVIGPPWLAHVASEEAVLCVERFAHKEGKLDHEPFPMDYSIIPGCTYCHPQVASIGYTERALKEKGLKAGEDYQVGKFPFSALGKAIATRHTDGFCKIIRGLPRGEILGAHIMGDQATELIAELSLARRLEATSEELIATVHAHPTMHESVHEAALGSEGRMINA
- a CDS encoding GC-type dockerin domain-anchored protein, encoding MRRIAAPLCIALATPLAAAQGLEVLSAFDPSATGSMCAGSHDSVTDTIWVYTCGGGEVQGYRTDGTLLLSFPMPGGSTNDVDIDVAPVDLAMNGVDVPRGSVLVFNGEVGECEIYAHDAATGDQIVELTAAWGLSHVVGGAYHPDRGTFFLVQDRNGGAQANQIAEIDPADGSVLNTFSTIDAGYSVNFGDLEVNLGTGKLTVVSSAESTIAQFTPEGDLASELPRPSEVGGPAGIGLNGTDGVGWLFAGRVAYQVSGFPLMCAADIDCDGELTLFDFLAFQNLFDAGDPQADFDGDGSLTLFDFLAFQNAFDSGCP